A section of the Methanobacterium formicicum DSM 3637 genome encodes:
- a CDS encoding ABC transporter ATP-binding protein has product MSKLIEFNNVWKTYKMGDGELNAIAGLDLSLEDGSFTAVMGPSGSGKSTFLHITGILDTPTRGTFRLNGKNTTKLSVKEQARLRRNEIGFIFQRFNLMSQLTVLENVMLPMIREDSQKAKNIIDLMGLNGKHDKRPGQLSGGEQQRVAIARALVNDPSIILADEPTGELDTQNANTIMQILQDLNQNKGVSIVMVTHNPDAADFAHEVLHMRDGVLASPSK; this is encoded by the coding sequence ATGAGTAAGTTAATAGAATTCAATAATGTCTGGAAGACATATAAAATGGGTGATGGGGAATTAAATGCCATTGCAGGACTGGATCTTAGCTTGGAGGATGGTTCTTTCACAGCTGTGATGGGTCCCTCTGGATCTGGAAAGTCAACTTTCCTCCACATTACCGGGATACTTGACACACCAACCAGGGGTACATTCAGGCTTAATGGTAAAAATACCACTAAATTATCGGTTAAAGAGCAGGCCAGACTTCGAAGGAATGAAATAGGATTCATATTCCAGAGGTTTAATCTCATGTCCCAGCTCACAGTCCTGGAGAATGTCATGCTACCTATGATAAGGGAGGATTCCCAAAAAGCTAAAAATATAATAGACCTCATGGGATTAAATGGAAAACATGATAAACGCCCGGGACAACTTTCAGGAGGAGAACAGCAGCGTGTAGCAATTGCCAGGGCTCTTGTAAATGATCCCTCAATTATTTTGGCTGATGAACCAACAGGAGAACTTGATACCCAGAATGCGAATACAATAATGCAAATACTTCAAGATCTAAATCAAAACAAGGGTGTGAGTATTGTAATGGTCACCCACAATCCAGATGCAGCGGATTTTGCCCATGAAGTGCTCCATATGCGTGATGGTGTCCTCGCCAGCCCGAGTAAATAA
- a CDS encoding FtsX-like permease family protein: protein MNLYQLAFNNIRRRKLRSALTMLGIIIGVATILTLLGTTAGLASAVNDQTNKYMYDVIIAPSSSSGSYLMDSQTVSKVENQSNLYGFQELSVFSEEINGSTVTVGGVNDWSQVKIKNGTQGVVINHAVADKLHLGIGDKLKIKNKELTITGISNEEQVDEDVLGIYINQTIAKQMADNKLSAIYARTNGDTKTVAESTEKQVSGVSVKTKSEKVAEVQEWASKAQLFMGVIAGIALVVGIISVVNTMMMSVMERTKELGVLKAVGFTNWELKGSILFESGLLGFLGSVAGVILGIIGVILIAKMLNFTEYIPEMIPLWLIGSVIVGSTILSILAGLYPARRASKLNVVEALRDE, encoded by the coding sequence ATGAATCTTTACCAATTGGCGTTTAACAACATCCGCAGAAGGAAACTTAGAAGTGCATTAACCATGCTCGGGATAATAATTGGAGTTGCCACTATTCTGACATTATTAGGAACAACTGCAGGATTAGCTTCGGCAGTTAACGATCAAACAAATAAATATATGTACGATGTAATAATTGCACCCTCATCAAGTAGTGGATCTTATTTAATGGATTCTCAAACGGTTTCAAAGGTTGAAAACCAGTCCAATCTTTACGGATTCCAGGAATTATCGGTTTTTTCAGAGGAAATAAATGGAAGCACAGTAACTGTGGGCGGGGTGAATGATTGGAGCCAGGTTAAAATAAAAAATGGAACACAGGGCGTGGTAATTAATCATGCAGTTGCAGATAAGCTTCACCTGGGTATTGGCGATAAACTAAAAATTAAGAATAAGGAATTGACCATCACCGGAATATCCAACGAAGAACAGGTGGATGAGGATGTACTCGGTATTTACATAAACCAGACTATTGCTAAGCAAATGGCAGATAACAAATTAAGTGCTATCTATGCTCGGACTAATGGAGATACAAAGACTGTTGCCGAGAGTACAGAAAAGCAGGTAAGTGGAGTTTCAGTTAAAACAAAATCAGAAAAGGTTGCTGAGGTTCAGGAATGGGCCAGTAAAGCACAGCTTTTCATGGGAGTTATTGCAGGTATAGCTCTGGTTGTGGGAATTATAAGCGTGGTAAATACCATGATGATGAGTGTCATGGAACGAACAAAAGAATTAGGAGTTTTAAAAGCCGTTGGATTTACAAACTGGGAACTGAAAGGAAGCATACTATTTGAATCCGGTTTATTAGGGTTCCTGGGATCTGTTGCCGGAGTTATTCTGGGGATCATCGGTGTAATTTTAATTGCAAAGATGCTGAATTTCACGGAATACATTCCAGAAATGATACCTTTATGGTTAATTGGAAGTGTAATTGTGGGATCTACCATTTTAAGTATTTTAGCTGGACTTTATCCCGCAAGACGTGCTTCAAAATTGAATGTGGTGGAGGCGTTGAGGGATGAGTAA